A region of the Vibrio chagasii genome:
TCAAGGGGGAATAGATGAAGGTGAAACTCCGGAACAGGCAATGTACCGTGAGTTGTATGAAGAGGTTGGCCTTACTAAAAAGGATGTAAAGATCGTCGCGACAAGTCGTCATTGGTTACGCTACAAGCTACCCAAACGACTGGTTCGGTGGGATTCTAAACCTGTCTGTATTGGACAAAAACAGAAGTGGTTCCTTTTACGCTTAGATTGCGATGAATCGCGTATCAATATGCAGCGTGGGAGTACACCTGAGTTTGATGGTTGGCGTTGGGTGAGTTACTGGTACCCAGTTCGACAAGTAGTTTCTTTTAAGCGAGATGTTTACCGTCGAGCGATGAAAGAGTTCGCATCTTTAGCAATGCCGTTTAAAGAGCGAAAAACAAAAGGAAAACGCAAATTGCGTAGAGGTTAAGCATGCTCAGTCAACTAAGGGAAATAGTTGAACACGTATCAAGAGTTGAAGATGTATCGACGGCACTTGATATTCTAGTTAAAGAGACATGCAGTGCGATGCAGACGGAATGTTGCACCGTGTATTTAGCCAATAATGATATGCAGCGCCTTGAGTTGATGGCAA
Encoded here:
- the rppH gene encoding RNA pyrophosphohydrolase, which codes for MIDGDGYRLNVGIVICNNHGQVFWAKRYGQHSWQFPQGGIDEGETPEQAMYRELYEEVGLTKKDVKIVATSRHWLRYKLPKRLVRWDSKPVCIGQKQKWFLLRLDCDESRINMQRGSTPEFDGWRWVSYWYPVRQVVSFKRDVYRRAMKEFASLAMPFKERKTKGKRKLRRG